One genomic window of Kaistia geumhonensis includes the following:
- a CDS encoding DUF2948 family protein, whose amino-acid sequence MDRLKLVAFDEDDLAVVSAHVQDAVLKVGDMTFLPRERRFAAVINRFVWEKPAEGTLKKSWERRRAGFHFDNVRGVRSSGIDRSNPDAVLDLLAIAFDPAEAPGGTVTLIFAGGGAIALDVECIEAAISDFGPAWATACCPKHDIDAAPETMKA is encoded by the coding sequence ATGGATCGGCTGAAGCTCGTTGCCTTCGACGAGGATGATCTCGCGGTCGTCTCGGCACATGTGCAGGACGCGGTGCTGAAGGTCGGCGACATGACCTTCCTGCCGCGCGAGCGGCGCTTCGCGGCGGTGATCAACCGCTTCGTCTGGGAAAAACCCGCCGAGGGCACGCTGAAGAAGAGTTGGGAGCGGCGGCGCGCCGGCTTCCATTTCGACAATGTGCGCGGCGTGCGCTCCTCGGGCATCGATCGCTCCAATCCCGATGCCGTGCTTGATCTTCTGGCCATCGCCTTCGATCCGGCCGAGGCGCCCGGCGGCACGGTGACGCTGATTTTCGCCGGCGGCGGCGCGATCGCGCTCGATGTCGAATGCATCGAGGCGGCGATCAGCGATTTCGGCCCGGCCTGGGCCACTGCCTGCTGCCCCAAGCACGATATCGACGCGGCGCCCGAGACGATGAAGGCCTGA
- a CDS encoding maleylacetate reductase has product MMQEFVFPGLTTRVVFGSGTMSRAGEEVRRLGHERALVLSTPHQKADAERLAESLGDLAAGVFAGAVMHTPVEITAEAVEAYRASGASAVVSLGGGSTTGLGKAIAVRTGADQVVIPTTYAGSEMTDILGETANGEKTTRRSPDIRPETVIYDVDLTLSLPVGLTVTSAMNAIAHAMEAFYAPDRNPVIELMCRDAMTAFRDGIPRIIASPHDHDARGRALYAAWCCSTALGYVQMALHHKLAHVFGGSFDTPHAETHAILLPYTTAFNEEAVPDLLSPIAEAFGGGSAAGGLYDFARSIGAPQSLGEIGIEEADLDRAAAIAVKNAYQNPRPLERAAIRDLLQAAWEGRRPGR; this is encoded by the coding sequence ATGATGCAGGAATTCGTCTTTCCGGGTCTCACCACCCGTGTCGTGTTCGGTTCCGGCACCATGAGCCGGGCGGGCGAAGAGGTGCGCCGGCTCGGCCACGAGCGGGCGCTGGTGCTCTCCACGCCGCACCAGAAGGCGGATGCCGAGCGGCTGGCGGAAAGCCTTGGCGATCTCGCGGCGGGCGTCTTCGCCGGCGCCGTCATGCACACGCCGGTCGAGATCACCGCGGAGGCGGTCGAGGCCTATCGCGCGAGCGGTGCGAGCGCGGTCGTCAGCCTCGGCGGCGGCTCGACGACGGGCCTCGGCAAGGCGATCGCCGTTCGCACCGGCGCCGATCAGGTCGTGATCCCGACCACCTATGCCGGCTCGGAGATGACCGACATCCTCGGCGAGACGGCCAATGGCGAGAAGACGACGCGCCGCTCGCCGGACATCCGGCCCGAGACGGTGATCTATGACGTCGACCTGACGCTGTCGCTGCCGGTCGGCCTGACCGTGACCTCGGCGATGAACGCCATCGCCCATGCGATGGAGGCCTTCTACGCGCCGGACCGCAATCCGGTGATCGAGCTGATGTGCCGCGACGCGATGACCGCCTTCCGCGACGGCATTCCGCGCATCATCGCGAGCCCGCATGATCACGACGCGCGGGGGCGCGCGCTCTACGCCGCCTGGTGTTGCTCGACGGCGCTCGGCTATGTCCAGATGGCGCTGCATCACAAGCTCGCCCATGTCTTCGGCGGCTCGTTCGACACGCCGCATGCCGAGACGCACGCGATCCTGCTGCCCTACACCACCGCCTTCAACGAGGAGGCCGTGCCCGACCTGCTGTCACCGATCGCCGAGGCCTTCGGCGGCGGGTCGGCGGCCGGCGGCCTCTATGATTTCGCCCGGAGCATCGGCGCGCCGCAAAGCCTCGGGGAGATCGGCATCGAGGAAGCCGATCTCGACCGGGCCGCGGCGATCGCGGTGAAGAACGCCTACCAGAACCCGCGGCCGCTCGAACGGGCCGCCATCAGGGATCTCCTCCAGGCGGCGTGGGAGGGACGCCGCCCGGGGCGCTGA
- a CDS encoding dioxygenase family protein, with protein MHGQGESQGQGGAEGRERARGHANGRAADADLAAAEGSGSADAAPADAGAFATEAFLARLAPDTPLRLAETATAGVGMLHALVAQLRPTSEEFRLAIDFLTEVGHYADARRQEWVLFADVIGVSSLIERLNHPRPEGATPNTLAGPFYRPDVPELPLGASISRDGRGEPLLVSGRVASLDGAPLAGARVEVWQANADGLYENQEPDRQPEYNLRGRFVADGEGRFHFATVRPKGYSLPADGPVGRLMAALGIGLERPAHIHFRVTSPGHETLTTHIFDGSDSAISRDAIFGVREGLVAEFRPAASERGRRRYTLDLNLVLCPQSSQRMKETGRR; from the coding sequence ATGCACGGCCAGGGCGAGAGCCAGGGACAGGGAGGCGCTGAGGGGAGGGAGCGCGCACGCGGCCACGCCAACGGGCGGGCCGCCGACGCCGACCTCGCCGCCGCCGAGGGTTCGGGCAGCGCCGACGCGGCGCCGGCCGATGCCGGCGCGTTCGCGACCGAGGCCTTCCTCGCCCGGCTCGCGCCCGATACGCCGCTCCGCCTCGCCGAGACGGCCACGGCCGGCGTCGGCATGCTGCATGCCCTCGTCGCCCAGCTGCGGCCGACCAGCGAGGAATTCCGCCTCGCCATCGATTTCCTGACCGAGGTCGGCCACTATGCCGATGCGCGGCGCCAGGAATGGGTGCTGTTCGCCGATGTCATCGGCGTCTCCTCGCTCATCGAGCGCCTCAATCATCCGCGCCCCGAGGGCGCGACGCCGAACACGCTCGCCGGTCCCTTCTATCGCCCCGACGTGCCGGAACTTCCGCTCGGCGCCAGCATCTCGCGCGACGGCCGCGGCGAGCCGCTCCTCGTCAGCGGACGTGTCGCGAGCCTCGACGGCGCGCCGCTCGCCGGCGCCCGCGTCGAGGTCTGGCAGGCGAATGCCGATGGGCTCTACGAGAACCAGGAGCCGGACCGGCAGCCGGAATACAATCTGCGCGGCCGTTTCGTCGCCGACGGCGAGGGGCGCTTCCACTTCGCGACCGTGCGGCCGAAGGGCTACAGCCTGCCCGCCGACGGGCCGGTCGGCCGGCTGATGGCCGCGCTCGGCATCGGGCTCGAGCGGCCGGCGCATATCCATTTCCGCGTGACGTCGCCCGGCCACGAGACGCTCACGACGCACATCTTCGACGGCAGCGACTCGGCAATCAGCCGCGACGCCATCTTCGGCGTCCGCGAGGGTCTCGTCGCGGAATTCCGGCCGGCCGCCTCCGAGCGGGGGCGGCGCCGCTACACACTCGACTTGAATCTCGTGCTCTGCCCGCAATCGTCGCAGCGCATGAAAGAAACCGGGAGGAGATGA
- a CDS encoding VOC family protein — MAQVSGYHHLTMSTDGAQEDFDFYTKALGLHSVKRTVLFDGVIPVYHLYYGSPNGDASTIITTFPFRKPGVFGRRGTNQSRTIMQSIPVGAADFWVERLNKRGIEATKLTRFGADRVAFAHPCGILHELVESDGDSREPITNEKQGIGRDHGIKGIYGGAVAVTDRTAMDDFLTIALPLEKEADTHEGLVFRVPDANGVVQRVEVIVDRDSPQGTWTLAGGTIHHLALNTGNEENQLKLRAHIEGLGFTDISEQKDRNYFKSCYVRSPGGALFELAWTTPEGWAKDEPPGAIGKTLVFPPWFKDREDELRAGLEQAEFA; from the coding sequence ATGGCACAGGTCAGCGGATACCATCATCTGACGATGTCGACCGATGGCGCGCAGGAAGACTTCGATTTCTATACCAAGGCGCTCGGCCTGCACTCGGTGAAGCGCACGGTGCTCTTCGACGGCGTGATCCCCGTCTATCACCTTTACTACGGCTCGCCGAACGGCGACGCCTCGACGATCATCACGACCTTTCCGTTCCGCAAGCCCGGCGTGTTCGGCCGGCGCGGCACCAACCAGTCGCGCACGATCATGCAGTCGATCCCCGTCGGCGCCGCCGATTTCTGGGTCGAGCGGCTGAACAAGCGCGGCATCGAGGCGACCAAGCTGACCCGCTTCGGCGCCGACCGCGTCGCCTTCGCCCATCCCTGCGGCATCCTGCACGAGCTCGTCGAGAGCGACGGCGACAGCCGCGAGCCGATCACCAACGAGAAGCAGGGCATCGGCCGCGACCACGGCATCAAGGGCATCTATGGCGGCGCCGTCGCGGTGACCGACCGCACCGCGATGGACGATTTCCTCACCATCGCGCTGCCGCTGGAGAAGGAGGCCGACACGCATGAGGGCCTCGTCTTCCGCGTGCCGGATGCGAACGGCGTCGTGCAGCGCGTCGAGGTGATCGTCGATCGCGACAGCCCGCAGGGCACCTGGACGCTCGCCGGCGGCACCATCCATCACCTGGCGCTCAACACCGGCAACGAAGAGAACCAGCTGAAGCTGCGCGCCCATATCGAGGGCCTCGGCTTCACGGACATCTCCGAGCAGAAGGACCGCAACTACTTCAAGTCCTGCTATGTCCGTTCGCCCGGCGGCGCGCTGTTCGAGCTCGCCTGGACGACGCCGGAAGGCTGGGCCAAGGACGAGCCTCCGGGCGCGATCGGCAAGACGCTGGTCTTCCCGCCCTGGTTCAAGGATCGCGAGGACGAGCTGCGCGCCGGCCTGGAGCAGGCGGAGTTCGCATGA
- the hisD gene encoding histidinol dehydrogenase, whose translation MAIRLHQSDADFEARFAALLAAKREVSEDVDSTVRTILADVRARGDQAVIDYTARFDRLPLTPETLAVGEAEFAAAELAVEDKTRAALTLARDRIRAHHERQKPQDDRYTDALGVELGSRWTAIEAVGLYVPGGTASYPSSVLMNAVPAKVAGVDRVVMVVPTPDGVVNPLVLVAAKLAGVDELYRIGGAQAIGALAYGTATIPPVYKIVGPGNAYVAAAKRQVFGTVGIDMMAGPSEVLILADGANDPDWLAADLLAQAEHDTAAQAMIMTDDAALADAVEAAVERQLKTLPRGETAAASWRDFGAVIVVDDLEAALPLANRIAPEHLEIAVADPEPLLAGVRNAGAIFIGRSTPEVIGDYVGGSNHVLPTARSARFSSGLSVLDFMKRTSILRTGPEQLRALGPAAITLAEAEGLGAHARSVAIRLNL comes from the coding sequence TTGGCCATTCGCCTTCACCAGTCCGACGCCGATTTCGAAGCGCGCTTCGCCGCGCTTCTCGCCGCCAAGCGCGAGGTGTCCGAGGATGTCGACAGCACGGTGCGCACCATCCTCGCCGATGTGCGCGCCCGCGGCGACCAGGCGGTCATCGACTACACCGCCCGCTTCGACCGCCTGCCGCTGACGCCCGAGACGCTCGCCGTCGGCGAGGCCGAGTTTGCGGCCGCCGAGCTCGCCGTCGAGGACAAGACCCGCGCCGCGCTGACGCTGGCACGCGACCGCATCCGCGCCCATCACGAGCGCCAGAAGCCACAGGACGACCGCTATACCGATGCGCTCGGCGTCGAGCTCGGCTCGCGCTGGACGGCGATCGAGGCGGTCGGTCTCTATGTGCCGGGCGGCACCGCGTCCTATCCGAGTTCCGTGCTGATGAACGCCGTGCCGGCCAAGGTCGCGGGCGTCGACCGCGTCGTCATGGTCGTCCCGACGCCGGACGGCGTCGTCAATCCGCTCGTCCTCGTCGCGGCGAAGCTCGCCGGCGTCGACGAGCTCTACCGGATCGGCGGGGCGCAGGCGATCGGCGCGCTGGCCTATGGCACGGCCACCATCCCCCCCGTCTACAAGATCGTGGGCCCCGGCAACGCCTATGTCGCCGCGGCGAAGCGGCAGGTGTTCGGCACGGTCGGCATCGACATGATGGCGGGCCCCTCCGAGGTGCTGATCCTCGCCGACGGCGCGAACGACCCCGACTGGCTGGCGGCGGACCTGCTGGCGCAGGCCGAGCACGACACGGCCGCGCAGGCCATGATCATGACCGACGACGCGGCGCTCGCCGATGCCGTCGAGGCGGCCGTCGAGCGGCAGCTGAAGACGCTGCCGCGCGGCGAGACGGCCGCGGCGAGCTGGCGCGACTTCGGCGCGGTGATCGTGGTGGACGACCTCGAGGCCGCGCTGCCGCTCGCCAACCGCATCGCGCCGGAGCATCTCGAAATCGCCGTCGCCGATCCCGAGCCGCTGCTCGCCGGTGTTCGCAATGCCGGCGCCATCTTCATCGGCCGCTCGACGCCGGAGGTGATCGGCGACTATGTCGGCGGCTCCAACCACGTGCTGCCGACGGCGCGCTCGGCCCGGTTCTCGTCGGGCCTGTCGGTGCTCGACTTCATGAAGCGGACCTCGATCCTGCGCACCGGCCCGGAGCAGCTCCGCGCGCTCGGTCCGGCGGCGATCACGCTTGCGGAGGCCGAGGGGCTCGGCGCCCATGCCCGCTCGGTGGCGATCCGGCTCAATCTGTAG
- a CDS encoding arsenate-mycothiol transferase ArsC: MCGMNSVRSPMGAALMRRLFPRGLYVASAGVRKGEADPFTTAVMDEQGIDLTRHRPQTIEDLEDTNFDVVITLSPEAHHRALELTRSMAVSVEYWPTPDPTLVSGSREQILEAYRAVRDQLAERIKARFGWTPTGN; encoded by the coding sequence ATGTGCGGCATGAACAGCGTCCGCTCGCCGATGGGCGCCGCTTTGATGCGGCGGCTTTTCCCGCGCGGGCTCTATGTCGCCTCGGCGGGCGTGCGCAAGGGTGAGGCCGACCCCTTCACCACCGCGGTCATGGACGAGCAGGGTATCGATCTCACGCGCCACCGGCCGCAGACGATCGAGGACCTCGAGGACACGAATTTCGACGTCGTGATCACGCTGTCGCCGGAGGCGCATCACCGGGCGCTGGAACTGACGCGCAGCATGGCGGTCAGCGTCGAATACTGGCCGACCCCCGACCCGACGCTCGTCAGCGGCAGCCGCGAGCAGATCCTCGAAGCCTATCGCGCGGTGCGCGACCAGCTTGCCGAGCGGATCAAGGCGCGCTTCGGCTGGACGCCGACGGGCAACTGA
- a CDS encoding LysR family transcriptional regulator, translated as MRLNERHLMQLAAVLDAGGVSEGAAMLGLTQPAVSRSLAMLEARVGEPLFMKGRRPLQATPLGAQLAAQGRVMIAASRKASDAVQGFMKGTKGVVRVGGVPFFMDAMISRMIGEFQNHEPEITIQQSYLNLPEMVSALEGRQIDLGIVPIGVLDLGPGFEFTEILPGRNIVACRPQHPLLRNRRLRAHDLTSFPWVAPLPGSPLMSDLQMILMSIGMSDLNVRYSGGSLMSVINYLAETDALAVLPFSVVFAQRKENRVTVLPYEIPQPNRSLGILRRTGGPRSAAAERFAGYVTAAFEDLKHIIKRHENAVVWGR; from the coding sequence ATGAGGCTGAACGAGCGCCACCTGATGCAGCTCGCCGCCGTGCTCGATGCCGGCGGCGTCTCGGAAGGGGCCGCCATGCTGGGCCTGACCCAGCCGGCGGTGAGCCGTTCGCTCGCCATGCTGGAAGCCCGCGTGGGCGAGCCGCTGTTCATGAAGGGCCGGCGGCCGCTCCAGGCGACGCCGCTCGGCGCCCAGCTCGCCGCGCAGGGCCGCGTGATGATCGCCGCCTCGCGCAAGGCCTCCGACGCCGTGCAGGGCTTCATGAAGGGCACCAAGGGCGTCGTGCGCGTCGGCGGCGTGCCCTTCTTCATGGATGCGATGATCAGCCGGATGATCGGCGAGTTCCAGAACCACGAGCCGGAGATCACCATCCAGCAGAGCTATCTCAACCTGCCCGAGATGGTGTCCGCGCTCGAAGGCCGGCAGATCGATCTCGGCATCGTGCCGATCGGCGTGCTCGATCTCGGGCCGGGCTTCGAGTTCACCGAGATCCTGCCCGGCCGCAACATCGTCGCCTGCCGCCCGCAGCATCCGCTGCTGCGCAACCGCCGCCTGCGCGCCCACGACTTGACGAGCTTCCCCTGGGTCGCGCCGTTGCCCGGCTCGCCGCTGATGTCCGACCTGCAGATGATCCTGATGAGCATCGGCATGTCGGATTTGAATGTGCGCTATTCAGGCGGCTCGCTGATGAGCGTCATCAATTATCTGGCCGAGACCGACGCGCTCGCGGTGCTGCCCTTCTCGGTCGTCTTCGCGCAGAGGAAGGAAAACCGCGTCACGGTCCTCCCCTACGAGATCCCGCAACCCAACCGCTCCCTCGGCATCCTCCGCCGCACCGGCGGCCCCCGCTCCGCCGCCGCCGAACGCTTCGCCGGCTACGTCACGGCCGCGTTCGAAGACCTGAAACACATCATCAAGCGCCACGAGAACGCGGTGGTTTGGGGAAGGTAG
- a CDS encoding UPF0262 family protein, with amino-acid sequence MAEDNGGEAGRLVAVELDPGSIGRSTADVEHERRIAIYDLVEDNRFVLPGHAAGEYRLHLAVRDNRLVFDIRDAEDRPLVLHLLSLTPLRRIVRDYFTICDSYYAAIRTATPSQIETIDMGRRGVHDEGSKLLMERLAGKIMVDFETARRLFTLVCALHWKG; translated from the coding sequence ATGGCGGAGGACAACGGAGGCGAAGCGGGACGGCTCGTCGCGGTCGAGCTCGACCCGGGCTCCATCGGGCGCTCGACGGCCGATGTCGAGCATGAGCGGCGCATCGCGATCTACGATCTCGTGGAGGACAACCGCTTCGTCCTGCCCGGCCATGCGGCGGGCGAGTATCGCCTGCATCTCGCCGTGCGTGACAACCGCCTCGTTTTTGACATCCGCGATGCCGAAGACCGGCCGCTCGTGCTGCACCTCCTGTCGCTGACGCCGCTCCGCCGCATCGTGCGCGACTATTTCACGATCTGCGACAGCTACTACGCCGCCATCCGGACCGCGACGCCGAGCCAGATCGAGACGATCGACATGGGCCGGCGCGGCGTCCACGACGAGGGCTCGAAACTCCTGATGGAGCGGCTCGCCGGCAAGATCATGGTCGATTTCGAGACCGCGCGCCGCCTGTTCACGCTCGTCTGCGCGCTGCACTGGAAAGGCTGA
- a CDS encoding ABC transporter substrate-binding protein: MITRRNFLKAGAATGAALAVPALAAPAIAQGAKIKLGYVSPQTGPLAGFSESDAFNIKAFLASDAGKNFEVLAKDSQSNPNRAAEVAKELIVDGEIDLMLVGSTPENTNPVATTCEAEGVPVVSTMAPWQPWFIGQQGNPGDPASWKPFNYAYHYFWGLEDIIATYTSMWKQLATNGKVGGLFPNDADGNAWGDPKNGLKPGLEAAGFSLVDPGRYQNLTDDFTAQINAFKSDGVEIVTGVVIPPDFTTFWNQARQQGLKPKAVTVAKAILFPQSVETLGDAGNNLSSEVWWSASHPFKSSVTGQSSAELAAAFEAETKRPWTQPIGFVHSLFEVAANVMGRVSDPTDADAVAAAIAATNMSTIVGKVVWDGKGVPPFAAKNVCKTPLVGGQWRKKEGGFDLVIVDNSNAPEIPAGGKMEPLS, translated from the coding sequence ATGATCACGAGACGCAATTTCCTGAAAGCCGGCGCGGCGACCGGTGCGGCGCTCGCCGTCCCCGCCCTTGCCGCGCCCGCCATCGCGCAAGGCGCCAAGATCAAGCTCGGCTACGTGTCGCCGCAGACGGGGCCGCTCGCCGGCTTCTCCGAGAGCGACGCCTTCAACATCAAGGCCTTCCTGGCCTCGGATGCCGGCAAGAATTTCGAGGTTCTGGCCAAGGACAGCCAGTCCAACCCGAACCGCGCCGCCGAGGTCGCAAAGGAACTGATCGTCGACGGCGAGATCGACCTGATGCTGGTCGGCTCGACGCCGGAGAACACCAACCCCGTCGCCACCACCTGCGAGGCGGAAGGCGTACCGGTCGTCTCGACCATGGCGCCCTGGCAGCCCTGGTTCATCGGCCAGCAGGGCAATCCCGGCGACCCGGCGTCGTGGAAGCCGTTCAACTACGCCTATCACTATTTCTGGGGTCTCGAGGACATCATCGCGACCTATACGTCGATGTGGAAGCAGCTCGCGACCAACGGCAAGGTCGGCGGCCTCTTCCCGAACGATGCCGACGGCAACGCCTGGGGCGATCCGAAGAACGGCCTGAAGCCGGGCCTCGAGGCGGCGGGCTTCTCGCTGGTCGATCCCGGCCGCTACCAGAACCTCACCGACGACTTCACGGCCCAGATCAACGCCTTCAAGTCGGACGGCGTCGAGATCGTGACGGGCGTCGTCATCCCGCCGGACTTCACGACCTTCTGGAACCAGGCGCGGCAGCAGGGCCTGAAGCCGAAGGCGGTGACGGTCGCCAAGGCGATCCTGTTCCCGCAGTCGGTCGAGACGCTGGGCGATGCCGGCAACAATCTCTCGTCCGAAGTCTGGTGGTCGGCCTCGCATCCCTTCAAGTCGTCGGTCACCGGCCAGAGCTCGGCCGAACTCGCCGCCGCCTTCGAGGCGGAGACCAAGCGGCCCTGGACGCAGCCGATCGGCTTCGTGCACTCGCTGTTCGAGGTCGCGGCCAATGTCATGGGCCGCGTGTCCGATCCGACCGATGCCGATGCCGTCGCCGCCGCGATCGCCGCGACGAACATGTCGACCATCGTCGGCAAGGTGGTGTGGGACGGCAAGGGCGTGCCGCCCTTCGCGGCCAAGAATGTCTGCAAGACGCCGCTCGTCGGCGGCCAGTGGCGCAAAAAGGAGGGCGGCTTCGATCTCGTGATCGTCGACAACTCCAACGCGCCCGAAATCCCGGCCGGCGGCAAGATGGAGCCCCTGTCCTGA
- the murA gene encoding UDP-N-acetylglucosamine 1-carboxyvinyltransferase — MDKIRIVGGARLNGTIPISGAKNAALPLMIASLLTDETLTLANLPRLADVALLKRILGNHGVDMTISGKRIGDPELSSETAHFTARTIVDTTAPYDLVSKMRASFWVIGPLLAREGFAKVSLPGGCAIGTRPVDLFLEALTALGASIEIDAGYVIARAPEGLKGGRVVFPKVTVGATHVTMMAATLADGETTIENAAREPEIVDLADCLIKMGAKISGAGTSTIRIEGVSRLHGARHSVMPDRIEAGTYAMAVAMTGGDVLLEGARGDTLERPLEILSEVGAEITVTNSGVRVYRNGADLRPVDVVTEPFPGFPTDLQAQLMALVCRAHGTSHIRETIFENRFMHVQELARFGAEIHLDGQNATIVGVPVLKGAPVMATDLRASVSLVIAGLAAEGETMVNRVYHLDRGFERLEDKLSRCGATIERISG, encoded by the coding sequence ATGGACAAGATTCGCATCGTCGGCGGCGCGCGCCTCAACGGCACGATCCCGATTTCCGGCGCCAAGAACGCCGCCCTGCCGCTGATGATCGCGAGCCTTCTCACCGACGAGACGCTGACGCTGGCCAATCTGCCGCGCCTCGCCGATGTCGCGCTCCTGAAGCGCATTCTCGGCAATCACGGCGTCGACATGACGATCTCGGGCAAGCGGATCGGCGATCCGGAGCTTTCCTCCGAGACGGCGCATTTCACGGCGCGCACCATCGTCGACACGACGGCGCCCTATGATCTCGTCTCCAAGATGCGCGCCAGCTTCTGGGTGATCGGGCCGCTGCTCGCCCGCGAGGGCTTCGCCAAGGTGTCGCTGCCGGGCGGCTGCGCCATCGGCACGCGCCCGGTCGATCTCTTCCTGGAGGCGCTCACCGCGCTCGGCGCCTCGATCGAGATCGATGCCGGCTATGTCATCGCCCGCGCCCCCGAGGGGCTGAAGGGCGGCCGCGTCGTGTTCCCGAAGGTCACGGTCGGCGCGACGCATGTCACCATGATGGCGGCGACGCTCGCGGACGGCGAGACTACAATCGAGAACGCCGCGCGCGAGCCGGAGATCGTCGATCTCGCCGACTGCCTCATCAAGATGGGCGCGAAGATCAGCGGCGCCGGCACCTCGACCATCCGCATCGAGGGCGTCAGCCGCCTGCATGGCGCGCGCCATTCAGTGATGCCGGACCGCATCGAGGCCGGCACCTATGCCATGGCCGTCGCGATGACGGGCGGCGACGTGCTGCTCGAGGGCGCACGCGGCGATACGCTGGAGCGGCCGCTGGAGATCCTCTCCGAGGTCGGCGCCGAGATCACGGTCACCAATTCCGGCGTCCGCGTCTATCGCAACGGCGCGGATCTGCGCCCCGTCGACGTGGTCACCGAGCCGTTCCCCGGCTTCCCGACCGATCTGCAGGCGCAGCTGATGGCGCTCGTCTGCCGCGCGCATGGCACCTCGCATATCCGCGAGACGATCTTCGAGAACCGCTTCATGCATGTGCAGGAGCTCGCCCGCTTCGGCGCCGAGATCCATCTCGACGGGCAGAACGCGACCATCGTCGGCGTTCCTGTGCTGAAGGGCGCACCGGTGATGGCGACCGACCTGCGCGCGTCGGTCTCGCTGGTCATCGCGGGCCTCGCCGCCGAGGGCGAGACGATGGTCAACCGCGTCTATCATCTCGATCGTGGCTTCGAGCGGCTCGAGGACAAGCTTTCGCGCTGCGGCGCGACCATCGAACGCATCAGCGGCTGA
- a CDS encoding alpha/beta hydrolase codes for MTSEPGPLRIGPTGPSAKALCVFVHGRGQTPEDMEAHVLARLGADDIAFVLPRAPKGAWYQARAVDPLTPVARAELATALDHLAAAVAAARSAYPGLPLLLAGFSQGACLAIEYVCAGLPAPEALAALTGCRVGVPADGRARGAPRGLPVYLSGADADPWIPAEAAADAIGSLAGQGAVLRADLFPGRPHEVSDTEIAMLRGMLDDVAAGRTPRMEAPR; via the coding sequence ATGACGTCCGAGCCCGGACCCCTGAGGATCGGGCCGACCGGTCCGTCGGCGAAGGCGCTCTGCGTCTTCGTCCACGGCCGCGGCCAGACGCCGGAAGACATGGAGGCGCATGTGCTCGCCCGCCTCGGCGCGGACGACATCGCCTTCGTGCTGCCGCGCGCACCCAAGGGGGCCTGGTACCAGGCGCGCGCCGTCGATCCGCTCACGCCCGTCGCCCGGGCCGAGCTGGCGACGGCGCTCGATCATCTCGCGGCGGCTGTGGCGGCGGCGCGCTCGGCCTATCCCGGCCTGCCGCTTCTGCTCGCCGGATTCTCGCAGGGCGCCTGCCTCGCCATCGAATATGTCTGTGCCGGCCTTCCGGCGCCCGAGGCGCTGGCCGCCCTGACGGGCTGCCGCGTGGGCGTCCCCGCCGATGGCCGCGCGAGGGGCGCGCCGCGCGGGCTTCCGGTCTATCTCTCCGGCGCCGATGCCGATCCCTGGATCCCGGCCGAGGCGGCGGCCGACGCCATCGGCTCGCTCGCCGGGCAGGGCGCGGTGCTGCGCGCCGATCTCTTCCCCGGCCGGCCGCACGAGGTCTCGGATACCGAGATCGCGATGCTGCGCGGCATGCTGGACGATGTCGCCGCCGGCCGGACTCCCCGCATGGAGGCGCCGCGATGA